A single genomic interval of Longimicrobium sp. harbors:
- a CDS encoding biotin--[acetyl-CoA-carboxylase] ligase: MTDRPAERWEGQAAAELAARWSLPAVHLFESISSTNDAARALADSGAPHGTLVLAEEQTAGRGRSGGAWSSPPGLGIWMSMVARPAELPAPGLLPILVGLAAAKAVDAYVQPATAQIKWPNDLQLAGRKFAGILCEGAWEGDGPGAVIVGMGLNVLHAPDDFPEDVRDTATSLRIAAGWQPSRAEVAGAVASAVMRALAQPPAQLSGALLGALRRRDALEGRPIRVTGAQPMSGIALGISPSGALLVRDTEGMLRTITSGTVRLAPADATPA, from the coding sequence GTGACCGACCGCCCGGCAGAGCGCTGGGAGGGGCAGGCGGCCGCGGAGTTGGCCGCCCGCTGGTCGCTTCCCGCGGTTCACCTGTTCGAGAGCATTTCCTCCACGAACGACGCGGCTCGCGCGCTGGCGGATTCTGGCGCGCCGCACGGAACGCTCGTGCTGGCCGAGGAGCAGACGGCGGGGCGGGGGAGGAGCGGCGGCGCGTGGTCGTCGCCGCCGGGGCTGGGGATCTGGATGTCGATGGTGGCGCGCCCGGCCGAGCTGCCGGCGCCCGGCCTGCTCCCCATCCTGGTGGGGCTGGCGGCGGCGAAGGCGGTCGATGCGTACGTGCAGCCCGCGACAGCGCAGATCAAGTGGCCGAACGACCTCCAACTGGCGGGCCGCAAGTTCGCCGGTATCCTCTGCGAGGGCGCGTGGGAGGGCGACGGCCCCGGCGCGGTGATCGTCGGCATGGGGCTGAATGTGCTGCACGCGCCGGACGACTTTCCCGAAGACGTGCGCGATACGGCCACCTCTCTGCGCATCGCGGCGGGATGGCAGCCGTCGCGTGCGGAGGTGGCGGGTGCGGTCGCATCCGCGGTGATGCGTGCCCTCGCCCAACCGCCGGCACAGCTGTCTGGCGCTCTGCTGGGCGCCCTGCGCCGCCGCGACGCGCTGGAGGGCCGCCCCATCCGCGTCACCGGCGCGCAACCGATGTCGGGAATCGCCCTGGGCATCTCCCCAAGCGGCGCCCTGCTGGTCCGCGACACGGAGGGCATGCTGCGCACCATCACCTCTGGCACGGTCCGCCTGGCCCCGGCCGACGCCACCCCCGCCTGA
- the nadC gene encoding carboxylating nicotinate-nucleotide diphosphorylase, protein RRVDPHLEIEAAFAEGTAIEPGDVTMTIRGSARSILTAERTALNFLQRLSGIATVTRQYVRAVEGTGARVIDTRKTTPGMRWLEKAAVAAGGGTNHRFGLHDMVMIKDNHIAAAGGITAAVEAVRSQNDLGLAVEVETSTLDEVREALAAGADRIMFDNMTPEMMREAVEIVRGVGEGGPETEASGGITLETIRAYAETGVDYISIGALTHSAPSLDLSLRLTAL, encoded by the coding sequence TCCGGCGCGTGGACCCGCACCTGGAGATCGAGGCTGCCTTCGCCGAGGGAACCGCCATCGAGCCCGGCGACGTGACGATGACCATCCGCGGCTCTGCCCGCTCCATTCTCACCGCCGAGCGGACGGCCCTCAACTTCCTCCAGCGCCTTTCCGGCATCGCCACGGTCACCCGCCAGTACGTGCGCGCGGTGGAGGGCACGGGGGCGCGGGTGATCGACACGCGCAAGACCACGCCGGGCATGCGCTGGCTGGAAAAGGCGGCGGTAGCCGCGGGCGGCGGCACCAATCACCGCTTTGGCCTGCACGACATGGTGATGATCAAGGACAACCACATCGCGGCGGCCGGCGGCATCACCGCGGCGGTGGAGGCGGTCCGCAGCCAGAACGACCTGGGGCTGGCGGTGGAGGTGGAGACGAGCACGCTCGACGAGGTGCGCGAGGCGCTGGCGGCGGGCGCGGACCGCATCATGTTCGACAACATGACGCCGGAGATGATGCGCGAGGCGGTGGAGATCGTCCGCGGCGTGGGCGAGGGCGGGCCCGAGACGGAGGCGTCCGGCGGCATCACGCTGGAAACCATCCGCGCGTACGCGGAGACGGGGGTGGACTACATTTCCATCGGCGCGCTCACGCACTCCGCACCCTCGCTGGACCTGTCGCTGCGGCTCACCGCATTGTGA
- a CDS encoding type III pantothenate kinase, with translation MDLVFDVGNTETVIGWFQESELRGHWRVSTDSRRTADEYGMILVQLLTASGVGHNAVRAATIGSVVPAMTVVLRGACERYLDVGAVAVDARTPLPITLDVDEPMTVGADRIVNTLAALRMYAADTVVVDLGTATTFDCITRDGVFIGGVISPGVKTSSASLTERTAKLPRVDLVPPQRVIGRRTETCIQSGVFYGAVDAIDGTVHRIREEWGSDELLVVATGGLAELIGPHCRTVQKIEPYLTLYGLEFAREHLSRSTAGSGM, from the coding sequence ATGGATCTCGTCTTCGACGTCGGCAACACGGAAACCGTCATCGGCTGGTTTCAGGAATCGGAGCTGCGCGGCCACTGGCGCGTAAGCACCGACAGCCGCCGCACCGCCGACGAGTACGGGATGATCCTCGTCCAGCTGCTCACCGCGTCCGGCGTGGGGCACAACGCCGTCCGCGCGGCGACCATCGGCTCCGTCGTTCCCGCGATGACGGTCGTTCTCCGCGGCGCGTGCGAGCGCTACCTGGACGTCGGCGCCGTGGCGGTAGACGCGCGCACGCCGCTGCCCATCACGCTGGACGTCGACGAGCCGATGACGGTGGGTGCCGACCGCATCGTCAACACGCTGGCTGCCCTGCGGATGTACGCGGCCGATACGGTCGTGGTGGACCTGGGCACGGCCACCACGTTCGACTGCATCACCCGTGACGGCGTGTTCATCGGCGGGGTGATCTCGCCGGGCGTGAAGACGTCGTCCGCCAGCCTGACGGAACGCACGGCCAAGCTGCCGCGCGTGGACCTCGTGCCCCCGCAGCGGGTGATCGGGCGGCGCACGGAAACGTGCATCCAGAGCGGCGTGTTCTACGGCGCGGTAGACGCCATCGATGGGACCGTGCACCGCATCCGCGAGGAATGGGGAAGCGATGAGCTGCTGGTCGTGGCCACCGGCGGGCTGGCGGAATTGATCGGCCCGCACTGCCGCACGGTGCAGAAGATCGAGCCGTACCTGACGCTCTACGGCC